The proteins below are encoded in one region of Purpureocillium takamizusanense chromosome 11, complete sequence:
- the RPS4 gene encoding 40S ribosomal protein S4 (COG:J~EggNog:ENOG503NTXF) — protein MARGIKKHQKRLSAPSHWLLDKLSGVYAPKPSAGPHKLRDCMPLIVFIRNRLKYALNYRETKAILMQRLVKVDGKVRTDMTYPAGFMDVITIDKTGENFRLVYDTKGRFTVHRIQAEEAEYKLGKVKRVQLGRGGIPFLVTHDARTIRYPDPAIKVNDTVKIDLSTGKISDFIKFDTGAVAMVTGGRNMGRVGVITHRERHDGGFNIVHIKDAIDNSFATRESNVFVIGQDKPWISLPKGKGVKLTIAEERDRRRAYTTSH, from the exons ATGGCCCGAGGAAT CAAGAAGCACCAGAAGCGCCtcagcgcgccgtcgcacTGGCTGCTGGACAAGCTGTCCGGCGTGTACGCGCCCAAGCCGTCGGCTGGTCCGCACAAGCTCCGCGACTGCATGCcgctcatcgtcttcatccgCAACCGCCTCAAGTACGCGCTCAACTACCGCGAGACCAAGGCCATCCTCATGCAGCGCCTGGTCAaggtcgacggcaaggtccGCACCGACATGACGTACCCGGCCGGCTTCATGGacgtcatcaccatcgacaagacgggcgagaacTTCCGCCTCGTCTACGACACCAAGGGCCGCTTCACCGTCCACCGCAtccaggccgaggaggccgagtACAAGCTCGGCAAGGTCAAGcgcgtccagctcggccgcggtGGAATCCCATTCTTGGTCACGCACGATGCGAGAAC CATCCGCTACCCTGATCCCGCCATCAAGGTCAACGACACTGTCAAGATTGACCTGAGCACCGGCAAGATCTCCGACTTCATCAAGTTCGACactggcgccgtcgccatggtcaCTGGTGGTCGCAACATGGGCCGTGTCGGTGTCATCACCCACCGCGAGCGCCATGACGGTGGCTTCAACATCGTCCACATCAAggacgccatcgacaacaGCTTCGCTACCCGTGAGAGCAacgtcttcgtcatcggcCAGGACAAGCCCTGGATCTCCCtgcccaagggcaagggcgtcaagctcaccatcgccgaggagcgcgaccgccgccgtgcctaCACCACCTCCCACTAA
- a CDS encoding uncharacterized protein (EggNog:ENOG503NXGK~COG:G), whose product MATIEPRLIHLLNGSTTPQIQHADLPPLYALPLPTSSDRPLPPIEPDAAHRYGTDGAVFGSAGFPSSDDVTPSYRKDDARWDGRPSGASSHPLRMLLGESDAHEGSSSYSHSKILNDAAETSDDSYTKKRPRNINAKDDFVQLPQPMKKQKSAQQSLAMPPIINGLHEPPPHAALFPPIASTSFSDNEASQVKMLPDFGRSAADSNNVASSPEADKTAAGKARKRAAKPRRKWSEEETKHLLLGVNRHGVGKWTTILEDPDFTFNDRTAGDLKDRFRTCCPVELRGPSKSSSQPNSPPPCSRDPKPRAKKGIHSENILIEDSPSPQDPASSPDSSAPPKQKKSRAHRKKLEDLAELGIHGPFKKSLRRERRPFTEQDDREILEGLDIYGPAWTKIQRDSRFHLSSRQPTDLRDRVRNKYPGVYQRIEKGTFQAKDDARGNDTMEPSITMSIDDSLRRSKGASGGLRASYGHAKDELHSWPIQMLDSANYMHPPHSFEFGESTPHFMGGEMDISRLLLDDSRLAQLPTRQGYDGMSGPSSPSAFAVDHRRDRHGPHPVKC is encoded by the coding sequence ATGGCTACTATCGAGCCACGCCTCATCCATCTGCTAAATGGGTCCACGACGCCTCAGATCCAGCACGCGGACCTCCCGCCCCTCTACGCTCTGCCACTGCCAACCTCGTCCGACCGGCCTCTCCCGCCTATCGAGCCGGATGCTGCTCACCGATATGGGACCGACGGAGCCGTCTTTGGCTCTGCCGGCTTCCCCTCGAGCGACGATGTGACCCCATCCTATCGCAAGGACGACGCTCGATGGGACGGCCGCCCGTCTGGCGCGTCGTCCCATCCCCTCCGTATGCTCCTAGGCGAGTCCGATGCCCACgaggggtcgtcgtcctACTCCCACTCCAAGATCCTCAACGACGCCGCAGAGACTTCAGACGACTCCTACACCAAGAAGCGGCCTCGGAATATCAACGCCAAGGACGACTTTGTCCAGCTTCCGCAGCCCATGAAGAAGCAAAAATCGGCCCAGCAGTCGctggccatgccgcccatcatcaacgGCTTACACGAGCCGCCCCCTCACGCCGCCCTTTTCCCTCCGATagcctcgacctccttcAGCGACAACGAGGCGAGCCAAGTCAAGATGCTGCCCGACTTtggccgcagcgccgcagaCAGCAACAATGTGGCTTCGTCTCCCGAAGCCGACaagaccgccgccggcaaggcgaGGAAACGAGCCGCAAAGCCCAGGCGGAAATGGTCCGAAGAGGAGACAAAGCATCTTCTCCTCGGCGTGAACCGTCACGGTGTCGGAAAGTGGACCACGATTCTTGAAGACCCGGATTTCACCTTCAACGACCGAACCGCTGGAGATCTCAAGGACAGGTTTAGAACCTGCTGCCCCGTCGAGCTTCGGGGCCCGTCCAAGAGCTCCTCCCAGCCGAACTCTCCGCCCCCCTGCTCGCGCGACCCGAAACCAAGGGCCAAAAAGGGTATCCACTCGGAGAACATCCTCATCGAGGACAGTCCCTCGCCTCAGGACCCGGCATCTAGCCCAGACTCTTCGGCGCCTCCcaagcagaagaagagccGAGCGCATCGTaagaagctcgaggatcTCGCTGAGCTGGGAATCCACGGTCCGTTTAAAAAGTCTCTGAGGCGTGAGAGACGCCCTTTTACGGAGCAAGACGACCGGGAAATTCTAGAGGGCCTGGATATCTACGGCCCGGCCTGGACCAAGATCCAGCGAGACTCTCGCTTCCACCTTTCCAGTAGGCAGCCGACTGACTTGCGCGACCGTGTGCGCAACAAGTACCCCGGAGTCTACCAGCGCATCGAAAAGGGGACTTTCCAAGCCAAGGACGACGCTAGGGGCAATGACACTATGGAGCCGTCTATTACCATGTCGATTGATGACTCATTGAGGCGGTCAAAAGGCGCGTCTGGCGGTCTTCGAGCCAGCTACGGTCATGCAAAAGACGAGCTGCATTCGTGGCCGATCCAAATGCTGGACTCAGCAAACTACATGCACCCGCCTCACAGCTTTGAATTTGGCGAGAGCACACCTCACTTCATGGGCGGTGAGATGGACATCTCTCGCCTGTTACTCGACGACTCACGGCTGGCTCAACTGCCTACGCGGCAAGGCTACGATGGCATGTCAGGCCCTTCATCGCCGTCTGCGTTTGCGGTGGATCATCGGAGGGACAGACACGGCCCTCACCCTGTCAAATGTTAG
- a CDS encoding uncharacterized protein (COG:S~EggNog:ENOG503P94G), translating into MVDLQAKGGIFCASSYTTEHTSEQINHGSRRPPRILYRQDVAPPAHPTVDGATSERAMFGTWKYDPETDQMRNLRRAYDPITARSWQHQACNRCHEKKLRCSGRRAGCDRCTISGSVCAYDRSGGSLRASGGVGGVGSRKGANARVPSSSFSSFSLALPSGAGKVRARNGSASEARCGTVSALYAAAAAEAAAALAQQRSSPPTKEPASRAACRQVDFATGSGNGLQMDPGGGDPGQRQRQQVTMGGFGSACFCGLCCNGCAWIAAVDPGASMTAAAAAAAPELVSGWEAASFGGNHQQQLYNSACGVAVGRHAIHADQGYLWRQSR; encoded by the exons ATGGTCGATTTGCAAGCCAAGGGCGGGATATTTTGCGCGTCGTCGTATACGACAGAGCATACGAGTGAACAGATAAACCACGGCAgcagacggccgccgcgaatTTTGTACCGTCAAGACGTGGCGCCCCCCGCTCACCCGACTGTAGACGGCGCGACCTCTGAGCGAGCAATGTTCGGGACGTGGAAGTATGACCCGGAGACGGACCAGATGAGGAACCTGCGGCGCGCCTACGATCCCATCACGGCACGGTCGTGGCAGCACCAGGCGTGCAACCGTTGCCATGAGAAAAAG CTCAGGTGCAGCGGCCGCAGAGCCGGATGTGACAGGTGCACCATCAGCGGCTCCGTCTGCGCATATGACCGCTCCGGAGGGAGTCTGAGGgcaagcggcggcgtcggcggcgtcggcagcagAAAGGGAGCTAACGCTCGggtgccatcatcatcattttCGTCATtttccttggccttgccgtcAGGCGCGGGTAAGGTGAGGGCACGGAACGGCTCCGCGTCCGAGGCCCGCTGCGGCACCGTCTCTGCGCTGTatgccgcggcagcggcggaggcggcagcggcgttggcgcagcagcggtcatcgccgccaaccaaGGAGCCAGCATCCAGAGCGGCATGTCGGCAGGTGGACTTTgcgacgggcagcggcaacggaCTGCAGATGgaccctggcggcggcgatccCGGCCAGAGACAGAGGCAGCAGGTGACCATGGGGGGTTTTGGCAGTGCCTGTTTCTGCGGCCTTTGCTGCAACGGGTGCGCGTGGATCGCGGCCGTGGACCCCGGCGCgagcatgacggcggcggcggcggcggcggcgcccgaaCTGGTTTCCGGCTGGGAGGCAGCATCGTTCGGCGGTaaccaccaacaacagctCTACAACTCGGCATgtggtgtcgccgtcggcagaCACGCCATACATGCGGACCAGGGCTACCTGTGGAGGCAGAGCCGGTGA